The Paenibacillus tianjinensis genome has a window encoding:
- the mraY gene encoding phospho-N-acetylmuramoyl-pentapeptide-transferase → MDYQLLLLTIAVSFILAVIAAPLIIPLLRRMKFGQQVRDDGPQSHLKKAGTPTMGGIIIMVAFTLSFLKFSVVNSDFYVLLVATLGYGLIGFLDDYIKIAFKRSLGLTARQKLAGQLLVGIVLCILLNNAGHNTGISIPGTDISFDWGGWFYYPFIVIMMMAVTNAVNFTDGVDGLLSGVSAIALAAFAVVAMQATSIAAGVCAAAMIGAVLGFLVFNAHPAKVFMGDFGSFGIGGAIGAIAIVTKSELLFVVIGGVFVIEMLSVVLQVASFKTRGKRIFRMSPIHHHFELGGWSEWRVVTTFWAVSLVLAAVGLILSKGL, encoded by the coding sequence ATGGATTATCAACTTCTGCTGCTGACAATTGCTGTATCTTTTATCCTTGCGGTCATTGCCGCTCCGCTCATCATTCCGCTGCTGCGCAGGATGAAATTCGGACAGCAAGTACGTGACGACGGACCGCAATCCCACTTGAAAAAAGCGGGCACGCCTACAATGGGCGGAATTATCATCATGGTGGCGTTCACGTTATCTTTTTTGAAATTTTCCGTGGTGAATTCGGACTTTTATGTCCTTCTGGTGGCTACGCTCGGCTACGGGCTGATCGGGTTTCTGGATGACTATATTAAGATTGCCTTTAAACGTTCACTCGGACTTACCGCTCGCCAGAAGCTGGCGGGTCAACTCCTGGTGGGCATCGTGCTATGTATCCTGCTGAATAATGCCGGCCACAATACCGGAATTAGCATTCCAGGGACAGACATCAGCTTTGACTGGGGCGGGTGGTTCTACTATCCGTTCATTGTGATCATGATGATGGCGGTCACGAACGCCGTGAATTTTACAGATGGCGTAGACGGATTGCTGTCCGGTGTGAGTGCCATTGCACTTGCCGCTTTTGCCGTAGTGGCCATGCAGGCTACATCGATTGCAGCAGGGGTATGCGCAGCGGCGATGATTGGTGCAGTACTCGGCTTTCTTGTGTTCAATGCACACCCGGCCAAAGTATTTATGGGGGATTTCGGTTCCTTCGGTATCGGCGGGGCGATTGGGGCAATTGCCATTGTGACCAAAAGTGAGCTGCTCTTTGTGGTAATCGGCGGCGTGTTTGTTATTGAGATGCTGTCTGTTGTTCTGCAGGTGGCCTCATTTAAGACGCGCGGCAAGCGCATTTTCAGAATGAGCCCGATTCATCATCACTTTGAGCTGGGCGGATGGTCGGAATGGAGAGTCGTCACCACATTTTGGGCGGTAAGTCTGGTGCTGGCGGCAGTGGGACTAATCTTGAGCAAGGGGTTGTAA
- a CDS encoding UDP-N-acetylmuramoyl-tripeptide--D-alanyl-D-alanine ligase encodes MITRTLQRIAAMCGGELVSAVDTDMEIAGVVTDSRKITTGCLFVPLAGDNFDGHHYSAAALAAGAAATLWQQDKGPAPEGGAVILVEDTLAALQKLAAAYLSEAAPQVVAITGSNGKTTTKDMITALLEGQYKVHKTQGNFNNHIGLPLTVLSMSENTEIAILEMGMSSRGEIALLASLAAPDVAVITNIGESHLLQLGSRKEIARAKLEIAEGLKPGGLLIYNGDEPLLAEVMAEPSFHAPAHMQTLRFGLSADNDNYPTGMMTHPGGMTFTTRYLAEERAFTLPLPGRHNVINALAALAVARHYGVTEANIEEGLKRLKLTGMRIEVMMTASGLTLLNDAYNASPTSMKAAIDVLQSMKTGGSRIAVLGDMLELGPEEVDFHREIGEYLDPALTDLVFAYGPLAARLAEAATEKFGPERVFAFTDKAELSSVLNSKCSTKDIVLFKASRGMRLEEVLHSLNEHFNQT; translated from the coding sequence TTGATTACAAGAACGCTGCAAAGAATCGCTGCCATGTGCGGAGGAGAACTGGTTTCCGCTGTAGATACGGATATGGAGATTGCTGGGGTCGTTACCGACTCACGTAAAATTACGACAGGTTGTCTGTTTGTCCCGCTGGCCGGAGACAACTTTGACGGGCATCATTACAGTGCTGCGGCTTTGGCTGCCGGAGCTGCTGCCACGTTGTGGCAGCAAGACAAGGGACCTGCACCGGAAGGCGGTGCTGTCATTCTGGTTGAGGATACGCTGGCTGCGCTGCAAAAGCTGGCTGCCGCATATTTAAGTGAAGCAGCCCCGCAGGTTGTGGCGATCACGGGCAGCAACGGCAAAACGACAACGAAGGATATGATTACTGCTCTTTTGGAGGGCCAGTATAAGGTTCATAAAACCCAGGGGAATTTCAATAATCATATCGGCTTGCCGCTTACTGTACTCTCGATGAGCGAGAACACAGAAATTGCTATTCTGGAGATGGGCATGAGCTCCCGGGGGGAAATTGCCCTACTCGCTTCGCTTGCTGCTCCTGATGTAGCGGTTATCACCAACATAGGCGAATCGCATCTGCTGCAGCTTGGCTCGCGTAAGGAAATTGCCCGGGCTAAGCTGGAAATCGCCGAAGGGCTAAAGCCGGGAGGACTGCTTATCTACAACGGCGATGAACCTTTACTCGCGGAAGTGATGGCTGAGCCTTCTTTCCATGCCCCTGCACATATGCAGACGCTACGTTTCGGTTTGAGTGCAGATAACGATAATTATCCTACAGGGATGATGACGCATCCCGGAGGAATGACGTTTACAACCCGCTATCTTGCTGAGGAGCGTGCCTTTACACTGCCGCTTCCCGGACGCCATAATGTCATCAACGCGTTGGCCGCACTGGCAGTTGCCCGCCATTATGGGGTAACCGAGGCAAACATCGAAGAGGGGCTGAAACGGCTCAAGTTGACCGGCATGCGGATTGAAGTGATGATGACCGCATCCGGCCTGACACTGCTGAATGATGCCTATAATGCAAGTCCAACCTCCATGAAAGCGGCGATTGATGTGCTGCAGTCTATGAAAACCGGCGGCAGCCGGATCGCTGTGCTGGGGGACATGCTGGAACTGGGTCCGGAGGAAGTGGATTTCCACCGGGAAATCGGTGAATATCTTGACCCGGCATTAACCGATCTGGTGTTTGCCTATGGTCCGCTTGCTGCCCGGTTAGCTGAGGCCGCAACGGAGAAATTCGGTCCTGAACGGGTGTTTGCCTTTACAGACAAGGCAGAGCTGTCTTCGGTCCTGAACAGCAAATGCAGTACCAAGGATATTGTGCTGTTCAAAGCCTCCAGGGGGATGCGCCTGGAAGAGGTGCTGCACAGCCTGAATGAACATTTTAATCAGACCTAA
- a CDS encoding UDP-N-acetylmuramoyl-L-alanyl-D-glutamate--2,6-diaminopimelate ligase: protein MKIKELSSCLAASRLYGEGETEISDIQADSRKVKPGDLFICLPGFTVDGHEFAPQAAANGASALVCERKLDIDLPQLIVDDCRFAMSVLSNAFFGSPSNRMKMIGVTGTNGKTTTTYLIERILTDHGVKTGLIGTIQLRYDGQTYTASGTTQESLELQRTLNDMALKGVECCVMEVSSHALHQGRVKGTDYRTAIFTNLTQDHLDYHHTMEEYRAAKGLFFSRLGNVISPWKEERKYAVLNADDEAAAYFAAQTAAEVITYGIDSKANVRASQISITSKGTFFHVDTFKGETDISLRMVGKFNVYNALAAITAALLEDVPLEEIKTSLESVAGVDGRVESVDAGQDYAVIVDYAHTPDGLENVLRAVCEFAGGKVLTVFGCGGDRDKTKRPLMGKIAAKYSDHVFVTSDNPRTEDPLLILQDIEAGLTEDGVEQDSYEMIPDRREAITKAIEMASPGDVVLIAGKGHETYQLIGGVVHDFDDRLVAKDVIRGRSY from the coding sequence ATGAAAATTAAAGAATTATCTTCTTGTCTCGCGGCTTCGCGCTTGTACGGGGAAGGAGAAACTGAGATTTCAGATATTCAGGCGGATTCCCGGAAAGTTAAACCGGGTGACCTGTTTATCTGTCTCCCGGGTTTTACGGTGGATGGTCACGAATTCGCACCGCAGGCGGCGGCAAACGGCGCTTCTGCTCTTGTCTGCGAACGGAAGCTGGACATAGATCTGCCCCAGCTAATCGTAGATGACTGCCGGTTTGCGATGTCCGTATTGTCCAATGCCTTCTTTGGCTCACCAAGCAACCGGATGAAGATGATTGGTGTGACCGGAACGAATGGTAAAACAACGACCACCTATCTGATCGAACGGATTTTGACGGATCATGGGGTAAAGACAGGGCTGATCGGTACGATCCAGCTGCGTTATGACGGCCAGACCTATACGGCGTCAGGTACTACACAAGAATCGCTTGAGCTTCAGCGTACGCTGAATGATATGGCTCTGAAGGGTGTGGAATGCTGTGTAATGGAAGTATCTTCCCATGCGCTCCATCAGGGACGGGTAAAAGGTACGGATTACCGCACCGCTATTTTCACGAATTTAACCCAGGACCACCTGGATTACCATCATACGATGGAGGAGTACCGCGCAGCAAAAGGGCTGTTCTTCTCACGTCTTGGAAATGTGATTTCGCCATGGAAAGAAGAACGCAAATATGCCGTGCTGAATGCCGATGATGAGGCGGCCGCTTATTTTGCCGCCCAAACCGCAGCAGAAGTGATTACATACGGTATTGACAGCAAAGCGAATGTTAGAGCTTCGCAGATATCGATCACGTCAAAGGGAACTTTTTTCCATGTGGATACGTTTAAGGGAGAGACTGACATTTCACTGCGTATGGTCGGTAAGTTTAATGTCTACAATGCTCTTGCTGCCATTACAGCTGCACTGCTTGAAGATGTTCCGCTGGAAGAGATCAAGACCAGTCTGGAATCTGTAGCCGGTGTGGATGGACGTGTGGAGTCTGTCGATGCAGGCCAGGATTATGCAGTGATTGTAGACTATGCCCATACACCGGATGGCCTGGAGAACGTACTGAGAGCGGTCTGCGAATTTGCCGGCGGGAAGGTGCTGACTGTGTTCGGATGCGGCGGAGACAGGGATAAGACCAAACGTCCGCTCATGGGCAAGATTGCCGCGAAGTACAGCGATCATGTCTTTGTTACTTCCGATAATCCCCGGACGGAGGATCCGCTCTTGATTCTGCAGGATATCGAGGCCGGGCTGACAGAAGACGGTGTGGAACAGGACAGCTATGAGATGATACCGGACCGCCGGGAGGCGATCACAAAAGCTATTGAAATGGCAAGCCCCGGAGATGTAGTATTGATTGCGGGGAAAGGTCATGAGACCTATCAGCTGATTGGCGGAGTGGTTCATGATTTCGATGACCGTCTTGTTGCCAAAGATGTTATAAGGGGCCGAAGCTATTGA
- a CDS encoding stage V sporulation protein D: protein MKVSKVVTRRRMLWTLLGLAVLFGSLAVRLAYVQLYQGEKLSAKAEESWRRNIPYTAKRGEILDREGVALAYNVSSPTVYAVPVQVKDKQKTAQQLAPLLGMTEEKLVALMSKREMSVKLQPGGRKITMELAASIRDLQLPGIVVAEDNKRYYPFGDLAAHILGFTGIDNQGITGVESIYDKLLKGIEGNVSYLSDAGGRLMPGSSEKYSEPQEGLSLQLTIDKQIQSIMERELDQAMVKYQAQGAWSIAMNPKNGEILAMASRPGYEPGAYKEYDAAVYNRNLPIWMTYEPGSTFKIITLAAALEENKVDLQNEHFFDPGYIEVGGAKLRCWKKGGHGSQTFLEVVENSCNPGFVALGQRLGKDTLFKYIRDFGFGTKTGIDLNGEASGILFKPSQVGPVELATTAFGQGVSVTPIQQIAAVSAAINGGKLFTPHVAKAWINPETGETVSEVQSKEVRQVISEETSKKVRAALESVVAKGTGRPAFIDGYRVGGKTGTAQKVINGRYSPTEHIVSFVGFAPADDPQIVVYTAVDNPKGIQFGGVVAAPIVQNILEDSLHYLKVPERKDQLPKTYKYGETPIVTVPDLTGATVQDIYEDLNMNFTLARSGTGNTVINQAPKPGARVEQGSTIRIYMGTSSE from the coding sequence ATGAAGGTTTCGAAAGTCGTAACTCGGCGGAGAATGCTGTGGACACTGCTGGGACTGGCTGTGTTGTTCGGTTCGCTGGCCGTACGTCTTGCCTATGTGCAGCTCTATCAAGGTGAGAAGCTTAGCGCTAAGGCGGAGGAGTCGTGGCGTCGTAATATTCCATATACCGCAAAGCGCGGTGAAATATTGGACCGCGAAGGCGTCGCGCTGGCCTACAATGTCAGCTCGCCTACGGTTTATGCTGTTCCCGTACAAGTGAAGGATAAGCAAAAGACGGCACAGCAGCTGGCTCCGCTTCTTGGCATGACCGAAGAGAAGCTGGTCGCTTTAATGTCTAAACGGGAGATGTCGGTGAAGCTACAGCCCGGCGGCCGCAAAATTACGATGGAGCTTGCCGCGAGCATCCGTGATTTGCAGCTGCCGGGCATCGTTGTGGCTGAGGACAACAAGCGTTACTATCCCTTCGGAGATTTGGCAGCACATATTCTCGGGTTCACCGGGATTGATAATCAGGGGATTACCGGAGTAGAAAGCATATACGATAAGCTGCTAAAAGGAATAGAAGGCAATGTGTCGTATTTATCCGATGCGGGCGGACGGCTAATGCCAGGCTCCTCAGAGAAATATTCCGAACCTCAGGAAGGCCTCAGCCTGCAGCTGACGATTGATAAGCAAATTCAATCGATCATGGAACGCGAGCTCGATCAGGCAATGGTCAAGTATCAGGCACAAGGCGCCTGGTCAATCGCGATGAATCCGAAGAACGGCGAAATTCTGGCCATGGCCAGCAGGCCGGGTTATGAACCTGGCGCTTACAAGGAATATGATGCAGCGGTCTATAACCGCAATCTTCCGATATGGATGACTTATGAGCCGGGGTCAACGTTCAAGATTATTACCTTGGCTGCTGCGCTGGAAGAGAATAAAGTTGATTTGCAGAATGAGCACTTCTTTGATCCGGGATATATTGAGGTCGGAGGTGCGAAGCTGCGCTGCTGGAAAAAGGGCGGCCATGGCAGCCAGACCTTCCTTGAAGTGGTCGAAAATTCATGCAACCCCGGTTTTGTGGCACTGGGGCAGCGGCTGGGTAAAGATACCTTGTTCAAATATATCCGTGATTTCGGCTTCGGAACGAAGACAGGTATTGATTTGAACGGAGAAGCGAGCGGAATCCTGTTCAAGCCTTCCCAGGTCGGGCCGGTGGAGCTGGCAACTACTGCTTTTGGCCAAGGGGTCTCGGTTACACCGATTCAGCAGATTGCAGCAGTGTCGGCAGCCATTAACGGCGGCAAACTGTTTACCCCCCATGTCGCCAAGGCCTGGATCAATCCGGAAACGGGTGAGACCGTATCTGAGGTTCAGTCTAAGGAAGTACGGCAAGTGATTTCGGAAGAAACGTCGAAGAAAGTGCGGGCTGCCCTCGAGAGCGTGGTTGCCAAAGGCACCGGGCGGCCGGCATTCATTGACGGCTACCGGGTGGGAGGTAAGACGGGGACGGCACAAAAAGTGATCAACGGCCGTTATTCTCCGACGGAGCACATTGTTTCTTTTGTCGGCTTTGCGCCTGCGGATGATCCGCAGATCGTAGTATACACCGCGGTTGATAATCCCAAAGGAATACAGTTCGGGGGCGTAGTAGCCGCTCCGATCGTACAGAACATCCTGGAGGATTCCCTGCATTATTTAAAGGTGCCGGAGCGGAAAGACCAGCTTCCCAAAACCTATAAATACGGAGAAACTCCGATTGTTACGGTTCCTGATCTTACAGGTGCGACAGTACAGGATATTTATGAGGATCTGAATATGAACTTTACGCTTGCCCGTTCCGGGACTGGCAATACTGTAATTAATCAGGCTCCCAAGCCTGGGGCAAGAGTTGAACAGGGTTCAACCATCAGGATTTATATGGGTACTTCCAGTGAATGA
- a CDS encoding penicillin-binding transpeptidase domain-containing protein, which produces MVKRIKLRTLFIGGCITLFFLVLVARVFWIQVLQNDFWHEKAIAQWAHTSVIKAKRGTIEDRNGSVLASDVPAYTVVVNPEVIAEQGLGEEVIQGLHELLGKPENELKALVEAKDKNGNYLKNREIRNEGWKIDKELADKVKAFYEGLEDEHDILETGVGLITEQKRYYPKDSLAAHILGYTNRDGVAIMGLEKYFDEKLKGINGELNYQSDGKGIKLPDSKDTYQPAVNGSNFKLTIDSMIQRYIEDAMQKAYDQYKPKSMTVIAAEPNTMEILGMANMPTFNPNEFWKTTDQGDFLNHAIKSIYEPGSTFKIVTLAGTVQEKLFNPDATFKSGSIRIKGYSKALHDINRSGWGEISFLEGVKRSSNVAFVKLGYEMLGQERLTQYIHDFGFEEKTGIDLPGEVSGRVTPQYSVEYATLAYGHGKVQVTPIEQLTAVAAIANGGKLMVPHVVKEVTDPNTGKTTATQPEVVRQVISEESARETGSYLEQVVSDQSIGTGRHAYIEGYRVAGKTGTAIKVEGQDYVKSKVLVSFIGYAPVNDPKIAVIVIIDEPNVEVGGGTAAAPVFKEIVSQSLQYMGVPKTVESAKETGTKVSQTAAVPQRSTPDLTGKTMKEARELLLDQGYDFETVGGGANVVSQYPEKGTLLASGQRIYLLSQQGDQTAIPDLRGQSLRDALEVLNLLKVGIAVEGEGYVTEQTESDQNGKKLVTLKLSPLNEYGEEIPVAAADEDAAGSEDSGG; this is translated from the coding sequence ATGGTAAAGAGAATCAAACTTCGCACGCTGTTTATAGGAGGGTGTATTACCCTCTTTTTTCTTGTTTTAGTTGCCAGGGTATTCTGGATTCAGGTGCTGCAAAACGATTTCTGGCATGAAAAGGCAATCGCCCAATGGGCGCATACCTCAGTCATCAAAGCTAAGCGGGGAACGATCGAAGACCGCAACGGCAGTGTTCTGGCCAGCGATGTTCCGGCTTACACGGTTGTGGTGAACCCTGAGGTCATAGCGGAGCAGGGGCTCGGTGAAGAGGTAATTCAGGGGCTCCACGAACTGCTGGGCAAACCGGAGAATGAACTGAAGGCGCTGGTCGAAGCCAAGGATAAGAACGGGAATTACCTCAAGAACCGTGAAATCCGCAATGAGGGCTGGAAGATTGACAAAGAGCTTGCGGATAAGGTGAAGGCATTCTACGAAGGTCTGGAAGATGAACATGATATTCTCGAGACTGGGGTCGGGCTTATCACGGAGCAGAAACGCTATTATCCGAAGGATTCTTTGGCTGCGCATATTTTGGGCTATACCAACCGGGACGGCGTTGCCATCATGGGGCTGGAGAAATATTTTGACGAGAAGCTTAAGGGAATCAATGGCGAGCTCAATTATCAGAGTGACGGCAAGGGGATTAAGCTTCCTGATTCCAAGGATACCTATCAGCCTGCGGTGAACGGTAGTAATTTCAAGCTGACCATTGACAGTATGATTCAACGTTATATTGAAGATGCGATGCAGAAGGCATATGACCAGTACAAACCGAAGAGTATGACTGTTATTGCCGCCGAGCCGAACACGATGGAAATTCTCGGTATGGCGAATATGCCTACGTTTAATCCCAATGAATTCTGGAAAACAACAGATCAAGGAGACTTTTTGAATCATGCGATTAAATCGATATACGAGCCCGGCTCCACCTTCAAGATTGTAACGCTGGCCGGAACGGTGCAGGAGAAGCTGTTTAATCCCGATGCCACCTTTAAGTCAGGTTCGATCCGGATTAAGGGCTACAGTAAAGCACTCCATGACATCAACCGCTCGGGCTGGGGTGAGATTTCCTTTCTTGAAGGTGTAAAACGCTCCAGTAACGTTGCTTTTGTAAAGCTGGGTTATGAGATGCTGGGACAGGAACGGCTCACCCAGTATATCCATGATTTTGGGTTTGAAGAGAAGACAGGCATCGATCTGCCGGGAGAAGTCTCAGGCCGGGTAACTCCGCAATACTCTGTCGAGTATGCCACACTGGCTTACGGACACGGGAAGGTGCAGGTAACGCCAATCGAGCAGCTTACGGCAGTAGCGGCCATCGCGAATGGCGGTAAGCTGATGGTGCCGCATGTCGTCAAGGAAGTGACCGATCCGAATACCGGGAAAACAACGGCCACCCAGCCTGAGGTTGTCCGTCAGGTTATCTCGGAGGAAAGTGCACGGGAGACCGGTAGTTATCTGGAGCAAGTCGTATCGGATCAGAGTATCGGTACCGGGCGTCATGCCTACATTGAAGGCTACCGGGTAGCAGGTAAGACTGGTACAGCGATCAAGGTAGAGGGTCAGGATTACGTGAAGTCCAAGGTGCTAGTATCATTTATCGGTTATGCCCCGGTTAATGATCCGAAGATTGCGGTTATCGTCATTATCGATGAACCGAACGTGGAGGTTGGCGGAGGAACCGCAGCAGCCCCGGTCTTCAAGGAGATCGTTTCGCAGTCCCTCCAATATATGGGCGTACCCAAAACGGTTGAGAGTGCAAAGGAAACGGGGACGAAAGTGAGCCAAACTGCTGCAGTGCCGCAACGTTCAACACCGGACTTAACCGGCAAAACGATGAAGGAAGCACGGGAGCTTTTGCTCGATCAGGGATATGATTTTGAAACGGTCGGCGGAGGGGCAAATGTAGTAAGCCAGTATCCGGAGAAGGGCACCCTGCTCGCTTCGGGCCAGCGGATCTATTTGCTAAGCCAGCAGGGGGATCAAACAGCTATCCCTGATTTGCGCGGGCAGTCACTGCGTGATGCGCTGGAGGTTCTTAATCTGCTGAAGGTCGGCATTGCCGTTGAAGGTGAAGGGTATGTCACAGAGCAGACCGAATCAGATCAGAATGGCAAAAAGCTGGTGACCCTGAAGCTGAGTCCGCTCAATGAATACGGGGAGGAAATTCCTGTTGCTGCCGCAGATGAAGATGCAGCGGGTTCTGAGGATAGTGGAGGTTAG
- the rsmH gene encoding 16S rRNA (cytosine(1402)-N(4))-methyltransferase RsmH, which translates to MFHHITVLKEEATEGLHIKKDGIYVDCTLGGAGHSSLIASKLSGSGRLICLDQDDWALDNARERLAEYGDKVVLVKTNFRDLEQVLKTLPFVPQKDGVPQVDGILFDLGVSSPQFDEGERGFSYNHDAPLDMRMDQSADLTAAEIVNTWPEQEIARVLFQYGEEKFSRRIARKIVERREEHPVESTGELAELIKEGIPAAARRTGGHPAKRSFQGLRIAVNDELGAFEEGLHGAVRCLAPEGRVSVITFHSLEDRICKQIFSSYLSRCTCPPDFPFCVCGAEGTLKLINRKPLIPSEEELELNPRARSAKLRVAEKL; encoded by the coding sequence TTGTTTCACCACATCACGGTGCTTAAAGAAGAAGCGACAGAAGGGCTGCACATCAAGAAAGACGGCATTTACGTCGACTGTACACTTGGAGGAGCGGGACACAGTTCGCTTATTGCGTCCAAGCTTAGTGGCAGCGGCCGGCTAATCTGTCTGGATCAGGATGATTGGGCCCTGGACAATGCCAGAGAACGCCTGGCTGAATACGGAGATAAGGTGGTCCTAGTTAAGACCAACTTCCGCGACCTTGAACAGGTCCTGAAGACTCTTCCGTTTGTTCCGCAAAAAGACGGTGTACCCCAGGTAGACGGCATACTGTTTGACCTTGGCGTATCTTCACCCCAATTTGATGAAGGGGAGCGGGGATTCAGCTATAATCACGATGCCCCGCTTGATATGCGGATGGATCAGTCCGCAGACTTGACCGCAGCCGAAATAGTTAACACATGGCCCGAGCAGGAAATCGCCCGAGTGCTTTTCCAATATGGAGAAGAGAAGTTCTCACGGCGGATTGCCCGGAAAATTGTGGAGAGGCGTGAGGAGCATCCGGTAGAGAGTACCGGAGAATTGGCCGAGCTGATCAAGGAGGGCATTCCCGCAGCCGCGCGGAGAACGGGAGGACATCCTGCGAAACGCAGTTTTCAAGGACTCAGGATTGCAGTTAATGATGAGCTGGGAGCGTTTGAAGAAGGACTGCATGGAGCTGTACGCTGCCTGGCGCCGGAAGGAAGAGTATCAGTTATTACCTTTCACTCGCTGGAGGACCGGATTTGCAAGCAGATTTTCAGCAGCTATTTGAGCAGATGTACTTGTCCGCCTGACTTTCCGTTTTGCGTTTGCGGCGCTGAAGGCACGCTCAAGTTAATAAACCGTAAGCCGCTGATTCCTTCCGAGGAAGAACTTGAGCTTAACCCGCGCGCCCGTTCGGCGAAATTGCGCGTTGCAGAGAAATTGTAA
- the mraZ gene encoding division/cell wall cluster transcriptional repressor MraZ has protein sequence MFMGEFQHSIDDKGRIIIPAKFRELLGTSFVATRGLDSCLFVYPMEEWGIMEQKLKSLSLMKSDARAFSRFFFSGATECVWDKQGRVNLPGNLRQYAKLDKDCVILGVSNRVEIWNKELWEQYFEQSEESFNEIAEKLVDFNFDL, from the coding sequence ATGTTTATGGGGGAATTCCAGCATAGCATTGATGACAAAGGCCGGATCATTATCCCGGCTAAGTTCCGTGAATTGCTCGGAACCTCTTTCGTTGCGACCCGCGGCCTTGACTCCTGCCTGTTTGTTTATCCCATGGAAGAATGGGGAATCATGGAGCAAAAGCTCAAAAGCCTTTCACTGATGAAATCGGATGCCCGTGCATTCAGCCGCTTTTTTTTCTCGGGAGCGACCGAATGCGTTTGGGACAAGCAGGGCAGGGTAAATCTGCCGGGGAATTTGCGGCAATATGCCAAGCTGGACAAGGACTGTGTTATTCTGGGCGTTTCGAACCGGGTGGAGATCTGGAACAAGGAGCTATGGGAGCAGTACTTCGAACAGTCAGAGGAATCGTTCAACGAGATTGCCGAAAAATTGGTTGATTTCAATTTTGATCTATAA
- a CDS encoding adenosylhomocysteinase, which translates to MSPLSKENSIVADMSLAPEGHLKIDWVRQHMPVLNRIREQFEAEQPFKGLKVSITLHLEAKTAYLAKVVQAGGAEVTITGSNPLSTQDDVCAALVEDGITVFAKYNPSPEEFKALNIKALESKPDLIIDDGGDFATLLHSERPDLMENIRGGAEETTTGIIRLKALQKQGILKFPMVAVNDAYCKYLFDNRYGTGQSAWDGIVRTTNLIVAGKTVVVVGYGWCGKGVAMRAKGLGANVIVTEVDAIKAVEAHMDGFHVMPMLEAAKRGDFFVTVTGNRYVIRGEHYDVMKDGAILCNAGHFDVEVNKPELAERSVSQRTVRKNIEEYQLKDGRKLYLLAEGRLVNLGAADGHPAEIMDTTFALQALSLKYVNDNYKNIGVKVENVPYDLDEQVARYKLESLGIAIDSLTPAQIDYLDSWNLNG; encoded by the coding sequence ATGAGTCCATTGTCGAAAGAAAATAGTATTGTTGCAGATATGTCGCTAGCACCCGAGGGGCATCTCAAAATCGACTGGGTCCGCCAGCATATGCCGGTGCTGAACCGCATCCGTGAGCAATTTGAAGCCGAGCAGCCGTTCAAGGGGCTGAAGGTGTCGATTACACTGCATCTGGAGGCGAAAACCGCCTATCTGGCAAAGGTAGTGCAAGCAGGAGGCGCAGAAGTTACGATTACCGGGTCCAATCCGCTCTCGACACAGGACGATGTCTGTGCGGCGCTTGTCGAAGATGGGATTACAGTATTCGCCAAATACAATCCTTCCCCGGAAGAGTTCAAAGCGCTGAATATTAAGGCGCTGGAGAGCAAACCGGACCTGATTATCGACGATGGCGGTGATTTTGCAACACTGCTGCATTCGGAGCGGCCCGACCTGATGGAGAATATCCGCGGCGGGGCAGAAGAGACAACGACCGGAATTATCCGGCTCAAAGCTTTGCAGAAGCAAGGCATCCTGAAGTTCCCGATGGTAGCAGTCAATGATGCTTACTGCAAGTATCTGTTCGACAACCGTTATGGTACTGGCCAATCAGCCTGGGACGGTATCGTCCGCACAACCAACCTGATTGTAGCCGGCAAGACAGTCGTTGTAGTTGGTTACGGCTGGTGCGGTAAAGGTGTAGCTATGCGGGCCAAAGGCCTTGGCGCTAATGTCATCGTGACCGAAGTCGATGCAATCAAAGCTGTTGAAGCTCACATGGACGGCTTCCATGTCATGCCGATGCTGGAAGCGGCCAAACGCGGGGATTTCTTCGTGACCGTTACGGGCAACCGGTATGTGATACGCGGTGAGCACTACGATGTGATGAAGGACGGAGCGATCCTCTGCAATGCGGGGCATTTTGATGTGGAAGTGAACAAGCCGGAGCTGGCTGAACGTTCGGTTTCCCAGCGTACGGTGCGTAAAAATATCGAAGAATATCAGCTGAAGGATGGCCGCAAGCTGTATCTGCTGGCAGAAGGCAGACTGGTCAATCTGGGGGCGGCAGACGGTCACCCGGCGGAAATTATGGATACCACCTTTGCACTGCAGGCACTGTCCCTGAAATATGTAAATGACAACTACAAGAATATCGGTGTCAAAGTGGAGAACGTTCCCTATGATCTGGATGAACAGGTGGCGCGTTACAAGCTTGAAAGCCTGGGAATTGCCATTGACAGTCTAACCCCGGCGCAGATCGATTATCTGGACAGCTGGAATTTGAACGGTTAA